From the genome of Thermoflexus hugenholtzii, one region includes:
- a CDS encoding cupin domain-containing protein: MSLPSEEREPEHVHPYQTNRFAVHRGALRFRIAGRERVVAAGEEVSIPPGTPHHFWVEGSEPAEYRQEFEPALNTEAFFEALFGLAQAGRLSRSGMPPVLLLGVFGQSFWSTVRLTRPPIWVQWFTFAVLGPLGRLLGQRLPSARDPAFGSGWRIGEETLPEGRDSRLSLITLDMWWRSDIWWRK, from the coding sequence GTGAGCCTGCCCAGCGAGGAACGCGAGCCCGAGCATGTGCACCCGTATCAGACCAATCGGTTCGCGGTGCATCGCGGCGCGCTCCGTTTCCGCATTGCTGGTCGCGAGCGCGTCGTGGCCGCCGGCGAGGAAGTGAGCATCCCGCCGGGCACGCCGCATCACTTCTGGGTTGAGGGCAGCGAGCCCGCCGAGTACCGGCAGGAATTCGAACCGGCCCTGAACACGGAAGCCTTCTTTGAGGCTCTCTTCGGTCTCGCACAGGCCGGGCGGTTGAGCCGGAGTGGGATGCCGCCGGTCCTGCTCCTCGGCGTGTTCGGACAGTCGTTCTGGTCGACCGTGCGCCTCACGCGGCCACCCATATGGGTCCAGTGGTTCACGTTTGCCGTGCTGGGTCCGCTCGGCCGGTTGCTCGGCCAGCGCCTGCCTTCGGCTCGGGATCCTGCCTTCGGCTCGGGATGGCGAATAGGCGAAGAAACGCTCCCAGAAGGCAGGGACAGCCGCTTGTCCCTCATAACGCTCGACATGTGGTGGAGGAGCGATATCTGGTGGAGGAAGTGA
- the glnA gene encoding type I glutamate--ammonia ligase, whose product MARQTLTEVAREVLERSNGKAPKPLTKPKDVIEFARAQGVVIVDLKFVDLLGTWQHFSIPITALSEEVFQEGLGFDGSSIRGFQSIDESDMILIPDPTTAVVDPVCEVPTLSLICDVYDPVTREPYTRDPRYIARKAEEYLKRSGIADVSYWGPEVEFFIFDNIRFDQGAHYGFYFIDSEEGIWNSGRDEGRPNLGHRPRWKEGYFPVPPADSLQDLRSEIVLRLMQAGIEVETHHHEVATGGQCEIDMRFKTLTRMADQVLMYKYIIKNVARAHGKTATFMPKPLFGDNGSGMHVHQSLWKEGRNLFWDERGYAGLSELARYYIGGILYHTPALLAFCAPTTNSYRRLVPGYEAPVNLVYSRRNRSAGIRIPMYSDSPAAKRIEYRCPDPSANPYLAFAAILMAGLDGIQNRIDPGDPVDVDLYELPPEEARKIKQVPGSLEEALRALERDHEFLLRGGVFTPDVIETWIELKRKEVDAIRLRPHPYEFYLYYSA is encoded by the coding sequence ATGGCCCGGCAGACCCTTACCGAAGTCGCCCGGGAGGTCCTGGAGCGCAGCAACGGGAAGGCCCCGAAGCCCCTCACCAAACCGAAGGACGTCATCGAGTTCGCCCGCGCCCAGGGCGTGGTGATCGTCGATCTGAAGTTCGTGGATCTGCTGGGGACCTGGCAGCATTTCAGCATCCCCATCACGGCGCTCTCCGAGGAAGTCTTCCAGGAGGGGCTGGGCTTCGACGGCTCCAGCATCCGGGGCTTCCAGTCCATCGATGAGAGCGATATGATCCTGATCCCGGACCCCACGACCGCGGTGGTGGATCCGGTCTGCGAGGTGCCCACCCTCAGCCTGATCTGCGATGTCTACGACCCGGTGACCCGTGAGCCCTACACCCGGGACCCCCGTTACATCGCCCGGAAGGCGGAGGAATATCTGAAGCGGAGCGGGATCGCCGATGTCAGCTACTGGGGCCCGGAGGTGGAGTTCTTCATCTTCGACAACATCCGATTCGATCAGGGGGCGCATTACGGCTTCTACTTCATCGATTCGGAGGAGGGGATCTGGAACAGCGGCCGGGATGAGGGGCGGCCGAACCTGGGCCACCGCCCGCGGTGGAAGGAGGGTTACTTCCCGGTGCCCCCGGCGGACTCCCTCCAGGACCTGCGCTCGGAGATCGTGTTGCGGCTGATGCAGGCGGGCATCGAGGTGGAGACCCATCACCATGAGGTGGCCACCGGCGGACAGTGTGAGATCGATATGCGCTTCAAGACCCTCACCCGCATGGCCGATCAGGTGCTGATGTATAAATACATCATCAAGAACGTGGCCCGGGCCCACGGGAAGACGGCCACTTTCATGCCCAAGCCGCTCTTCGGGGACAACGGCTCGGGGATGCACGTGCACCAGAGCCTCTGGAAGGAAGGCCGCAACCTGTTCTGGGACGAGCGGGGCTACGCCGGCCTCTCGGAGCTGGCCCGCTATTACATCGGCGGGATCCTCTACCACACGCCGGCCCTCCTGGCCTTCTGCGCCCCCACCACCAACTCCTACCGCCGTCTGGTCCCCGGCTACGAGGCGCCGGTGAACCTGGTCTACTCCCGGCGCAACCGCAGCGCCGGCATCCGCATCCCGATGTATTCGGATTCCCCTGCGGCCAAGCGGATCGAGTATCGCTGCCCGGATCCTTCGGCGAACCCCTACCTGGCCTTCGCCGCCATCCTGATGGCCGGCCTGGATGGGATCCAGAACCGCATCGATCCGGGGGACCCGGTGGATGTGGATCTTTATGAGCTGCCGCCGGAGGAGGCTCGCAAGATCAAGCAGGTGCCGGGCTCCCTGGAGGAGGCCCTGCGGGCCCTGGAGCGGGACCACGAGTTCCTGTTGCGGGGCGGCGTCTTCACCCCGGACGTCATCGAGACATGGATCGAGCTGAAGCGGAAGGAGGTGGATGCCATCCGCCTCCGGCCGCACCCGTATGAGTTTTACCTCTACTACAGCGCGTAA
- the purN gene encoding phosphoribosylglycinamide formyltransferase, with protein sequence MPEARSRLVVMISGFGSNLQAILDACAAGRLWAEVVLVVSNRKDAYGLVRAARAGVPTLYFPLRPYRERGLDRTDYDRDLAERIAPYRPDLIVLAGWMHILSSAFLDRFPGRVINLHPALPGMFPGRDAIRRAFEAYQRGEISCSGCMVHEVTPEVDAGPVLAQAVVPIFPDDTLERFEARMHEAEHRILLEGIQRALERIRSRGF encoded by the coding sequence TTGCCCGAAGCGCGAAGCCGGCTGGTGGTGATGATCTCCGGGTTTGGGAGCAACCTGCAGGCGATCCTGGATGCCTGTGCGGCGGGCCGCCTGTGGGCGGAGGTGGTGCTGGTGGTCTCCAACCGCAAGGACGCATACGGACTGGTTCGGGCAGCCCGGGCGGGCGTGCCCACGCTGTATTTCCCCCTGCGTCCCTATCGGGAGCGGGGGCTGGACCGCACCGATTATGATCGAGATCTGGCTGAGCGGATCGCGCCCTACCGCCCGGATCTCATCGTCCTGGCCGGGTGGATGCACATCCTGAGCTCGGCCTTTCTGGATCGGTTCCCCGGCCGGGTGATCAACCTTCATCCGGCTTTGCCGGGGATGTTCCCCGGTCGCGATGCGATCCGACGGGCCTTCGAAGCCTACCAGCGGGGGGAGATCTCCTGTAGCGGCTGCATGGTGCATGAGGTCACTCCGGAGGTCGATGCCGGGCCGGTGCTGGCCCAGGCCGTCGTCCCCATCTTCCCCGACGATACCCTCGAGCGCTTCGAGGCCCGCATGCACGAGGCCGAGCATCGCATCCTCCTCGAGGGGATCCAGCGCGCCCTGGAGCGCATCCGGTCGCGCGGCTTCTAA
- the purM gene encoding phosphoribosylformylglycinamidine cyclo-ligase, with the protein MPAEAYAQAGVRLDVARDIRRRIADAVRSTYGSEVIAGIGAFAGLYRADALRGMEEPVLVASTDGVGTKLKVAARLNRWETVGYDLVHHCVNDILVHGARPLFFLDYIAAARLDPEVIVRVVESVAAACREVGCALLGGETAELPGVYAPGELDLVGTIVGVVERPRIRDGSRIRPGDRLLALPSSGLHTNGYSLARRVLADQNWERPLPELGTSIGEALLAPHRCYLEPIRRLEAAGIDLKGLCHITGGGVYENLPRVLPPGTAAVLRRGTWPEPPIFGLIQRLGGIPDEEMFHVFNMGLGMLLVVPPCDVEPAQAVLPGEVWLVGEIVEGDRTVRVEA; encoded by the coding sequence ATGCCAGCGGAGGCCTACGCGCAGGCTGGGGTGCGCCTGGATGTCGCCCGGGACATTCGAAGGCGGATCGCGGACGCCGTTCGCTCGACTTACGGCTCGGAGGTGATCGCCGGGATAGGGGCCTTCGCAGGCCTCTACCGGGCGGATGCCCTTCGGGGAATGGAGGAGCCGGTCCTGGTCGCTTCCACGGATGGGGTGGGCACCAAGCTGAAGGTTGCGGCTCGTCTGAACCGTTGGGAGACCGTCGGCTACGATCTGGTCCATCACTGTGTCAACGACATCTTGGTGCACGGCGCCCGCCCTCTCTTTTTCCTGGATTACATCGCGGCGGCCCGTCTGGACCCCGAGGTGATCGTCCGTGTGGTGGAGAGCGTGGCGGCCGCCTGTCGAGAGGTGGGTTGCGCGTTGCTGGGAGGAGAGACGGCTGAGCTTCCAGGGGTCTACGCGCCGGGGGAGCTGGACCTGGTGGGCACCATTGTCGGCGTCGTGGAGCGTCCGCGGATCCGGGATGGTTCCCGCATCCGTCCGGGGGACCGCTTGCTGGCGCTCCCCTCCAGCGGTCTTCACACCAACGGCTACAGCTTGGCCCGCAGGGTGCTCGCGGACCAGAACTGGGAGCGGCCTCTGCCGGAGCTGGGGACCTCCATCGGAGAGGCTCTCCTGGCCCCGCATCGCTGTTATCTGGAGCCGATTCGGCGTCTGGAGGCTGCAGGCATCGATCTGAAAGGACTGTGTCACATCACAGGAGGGGGCGTGTATGAGAACCTGCCGCGGGTTCTGCCCCCTGGCACCGCGGCCGTCCTCCGTCGGGGGACCTGGCCGGAGCCGCCGATCTTCGGGCTCATCCAGCGCCTCGGGGGGATCCCCGATGAGGAGATGTTCCACGTGTTCAACATGGGGCTGGGCATGCTCCTGGTGGTCCCCCCCTGCGATGTGGAGCCTGCGCAGGCTGTCCTGCCCGGAGAAGTCTGGCTTGTGGGAGAGATCGTGGAAGGAGACCGGACAGTCCGAGTCGAGGCGTGA
- a CDS encoding SgcJ/EcaC family oxidoreductase encodes MDINEERAIRSEIEGFIRAWNAGDVAKAAAFFAADAVRVGAFGDIQHGRDAIAGALDMFLHHTMPGVRLRVQPGPIRMLSPEFALTQGEFEIVLPDGSMWKGYAVDLWEKREGRWLMLETHPKIFPPPLSR; translated from the coding sequence ATGGATATCAATGAAGAGCGTGCCATCCGAAGCGAAATAGAGGGTTTCATCCGGGCCTGGAATGCGGGGGATGTCGCCAAGGCGGCTGCCTTCTTCGCAGCAGATGCCGTCCGCGTGGGGGCTTTCGGAGACATCCAGCACGGGCGGGATGCCATCGCGGGAGCTCTGGACATGTTCCTCCACCACACTATGCCTGGGGTGCGCCTCCGGGTGCAGCCGGGTCCGATCCGCATGCTCTCCCCGGAGTTTGCGCTCACGCAAGGTGAGTTCGAGATCGTGCTTCCGGATGGCTCGATGTGGAAGGGTTATGCCGTGGATTTGTGGGAAAAGAGGGAGGGGCGCTGGCTCATGCTGGAGACCCATCCCAAGATCTTCCCGCCTCCTCTTTCACGCTAA
- a CDS encoding ATP-binding protein, giving the protein MTSLWQDRLAAWRQEWVGRTTELAWFQESLTAPAWPFPVWMVTGPPGIGKTALLQGYAQLCREAGIPIVEVDARTLDAQPIAFLQALQPLLREAQNGSSGSPRAVFLLDHYEQLMSIDLWLRNTFFPQLPQSMLLLLASRDPPSRIWPGDPGWSSLIFLIRLRSLSREEASDYLEKRGIPKERKPPIMEFAHGHPLALRLTADWALQHPDQPFHPMAAPEVVQALRELFCPQIPGPAHRAALEACAVVRALTEDLLSDLLDSPEDARELFAWLQRLPFVESRPQGLVLDDAVREVLGADLCWRNPDRFVELHRRIRSAYIHRLQYGPRAWQPRFLLDCIYLHRTNPKLRPFLRWETVGSMWADRLREEDVPQLVAMVERHEGQASAALAAGWLKQQPQGVTVFRASDGKVHGFLLWITLYSTGPEDPLWDPAMQAARAYLEQEAPLRPGERATLFRFWMARESYQAVSEVQTLCFICAVQHHLSTPGLAFSFFPCADPEFWEPVFAYMGMKRIPAADFEVEGRRYGVHGHDWRVMPAVAWLSWMAEQEVSFEPRPFSSMDWTLPHIRVLSRSEFDEAVREALRGFGRPEILQANPLLHTRLVLHRTGLDASLSDRIMALQDLMGKALAAWEKTPRDRKLYEALRVTYLHPAPTQEQAAERLNLPFSTYRRHLKHGIARLCQRLWEWEIGSASV; this is encoded by the coding sequence ATGACCTCTCTCTGGCAGGATCGTCTGGCGGCGTGGCGGCAGGAATGGGTGGGACGAACAACTGAACTGGCTTGGTTTCAGGAATCTCTGACGGCTCCAGCGTGGCCGTTCCCGGTGTGGATGGTGACCGGGCCCCCGGGGATCGGGAAGACCGCTCTCCTGCAGGGATACGCCCAGCTCTGCCGGGAGGCTGGAATCCCCATTGTAGAAGTGGATGCCCGGACGCTGGACGCCCAGCCGATCGCTTTCCTCCAGGCTTTACAGCCCCTCCTCCGCGAAGCGCAGAATGGTTCCTCGGGATCCCCACGGGCGGTTTTCCTCCTCGATCATTACGAGCAGCTGATGTCCATTGACCTCTGGTTGCGCAATACCTTTTTCCCTCAACTTCCCCAATCCATGCTGCTCCTCCTGGCGAGCCGGGATCCCCCTTCCCGGATATGGCCCGGGGATCCTGGCTGGTCCAGCCTCATCTTCCTGATCCGGCTCAGGAGTCTGAGTCGGGAAGAGGCGAGTGATTACCTGGAGAAACGGGGGATCCCGAAGGAGCGGAAGCCACCGATCATGGAGTTCGCCCATGGGCATCCCCTTGCGCTGCGCCTTACAGCGGATTGGGCGCTCCAGCACCCGGATCAGCCCTTCCACCCCATGGCAGCTCCAGAGGTGGTTCAGGCGTTGCGGGAGCTGTTTTGCCCCCAGATCCCCGGGCCGGCGCATCGGGCGGCGCTGGAGGCCTGCGCCGTGGTGCGGGCGCTCACGGAGGATTTGCTCAGCGACCTGCTGGATTCCCCGGAGGATGCGCGTGAGCTTTTTGCCTGGTTACAAAGACTTCCCTTTGTGGAATCCCGTCCCCAGGGCCTGGTGCTGGATGATGCGGTCCGGGAGGTCCTGGGCGCAGATCTGTGCTGGCGCAATCCGGACCGATTCGTTGAGCTCCACCGGCGGATCCGCTCCGCCTACATCCATCGCCTTCAGTATGGGCCTCGCGCATGGCAGCCCCGTTTCCTGCTGGATTGTATCTATCTGCATCGAACGAATCCGAAGCTCCGCCCGTTTCTCCGCTGGGAAACTGTAGGCTCCATGTGGGCAGATCGCTTGCGCGAGGAGGATGTTCCTCAACTGGTGGCGATGGTGGAGCGCCATGAAGGCCAGGCCTCCGCGGCGCTGGCCGCCGGATGGCTGAAACAGCAACCTCAGGGCGTGACGGTCTTTCGGGCTTCCGATGGCAAGGTGCATGGCTTCCTGTTGTGGATCACGCTGTATTCAACCGGACCGGAGGATCCACTGTGGGATCCTGCGATGCAGGCGGCCCGCGCCTATCTGGAACAGGAAGCCCCTTTGCGGCCGGGGGAGCGGGCCACACTGTTCCGCTTCTGGATGGCCCGGGAGTCCTATCAGGCCGTCTCGGAGGTCCAGACCCTCTGCTTCATTTGCGCCGTGCAGCACCATCTGAGCACCCCAGGGCTAGCCTTCTCGTTCTTCCCGTGCGCGGATCCAGAGTTCTGGGAGCCGGTGTTTGCCTATATGGGAATGAAACGGATCCCGGCGGCGGATTTCGAGGTGGAGGGACGCCGGTATGGGGTTCATGGCCATGACTGGCGCGTTATGCCTGCAGTCGCATGGCTGAGCTGGATGGCGGAGCAGGAAGTCAGCTTCGAACCTCGTCCCTTTTCCTCCATGGATTGGACCCTTCCTCATATCCGTGTGCTCAGCCGCTCAGAATTCGATGAGGCGGTCCGTGAGGCGTTACGCGGGTTCGGCCGTCCCGAGATCCTGCAGGCAAATCCGCTGCTCCATACCCGGCTCGTGCTCCATCGGACAGGCCTGGACGCTTCGTTGAGCGACCGGATCATGGCCCTTCAGGATCTCATGGGGAAAGCGCTGGCGGCCTGGGAAAAGACGCCGCGGGATCGGAAACTTTACGAGGCGTTGCGTGTGACCTACTTGCATCCCGCGCCCACGCAGGAGCAGGCCGCTGAGCGTCTGAACCTTCCCTTCAGCACATATCGTCGCCATTTGAAGCATGGAATCGCGCGCCTCTGCCAGCGGCTCTGGGAGTGGGAAATCGGATCGGCTTCGGTGTAA
- a CDS encoding putative quinol monooxygenase, with translation MIGSKSKNVARSEKFPPWRLMMWQTTMYGTIARFRLKPGMENALMEQLRAFEGLKVPGFIMTYLYRMDSDPQEYYMVVLFQDRATYISNAESPGQDAYYRKMRALMESDPEWHDGEVVIRIASTSGLRH, from the coding sequence ATGATCGGCAGCAAGTCGAAGAATGTGGCCCGGTCTGAAAAATTTCCGCCCTGGAGGCTGATGATGTGGCAAACAACCATGTATGGGACCATTGCGCGCTTTCGCCTTAAGCCGGGCATGGAGAACGCGTTGATGGAGCAGCTTCGGGCTTTCGAGGGCTTGAAAGTGCCGGGGTTCATCATGACGTATCTGTATCGAATGGATAGTGATCCCCAGGAATACTATATGGTTGTGCTCTTTCAGGATCGAGCCACCTATATATCCAATGCGGAAAGCCCGGGGCAGGATGCCTATTACCGTAAGATGCGGGCGCTTATGGAGAGCGATCCCGAATGGCACGATGGGGAGGTCGTGATCCGCATTGCGTCCACATCCGGGTTGCGCCATTAA
- a CDS encoding FAD-binding oxidoreductase has translation MSAITKAKIDEFKTQFQGDVVLPGDTGYDEVRQIWNAMIDRRPALIARCTRPEDVVQAVKFARKESLLVSIRGGGHNIAGNAVCDDGLMIDLSAMKGVRVDAKARRATVEPGCTLGDFDAAAQAHGLATPLGINSTTGVAGLTLGGGFGWLSRKYGMTVDNLLSADVVTADGSQVHASARENDDLFWGLRGGGGNFGIVTRFEFQLHPVGPDVLTGLIVFPFEQAKSVLTQFARFTETMPDELTVWVVARKAPPLPFLPEKVHGKEVVVLAIFYPGDPAKGEKLIEPLRGFGTAHGEYIGVQPYTAWQQAFDPLLTKGARNYWKSHNFSRLSDGTIDTVIEYAGKLPSPQCEIFIAVLGGQAARVAPEAMAYSSRDANYVLNVHGRWESAAEDERCIGWAREFFAKSQPFASGGAYINFLTQDESDRVAFAYGATYKRLVELKKKYDPTNFFRMNQNIKPA, from the coding sequence ATGTCTGCCATTACAAAAGCAAAGATTGACGAGTTCAAAACGCAGTTCCAGGGGGATGTAGTTCTTCCTGGCGACACTGGCTACGACGAGGTGCGACAGATCTGGAACGCCATGATTGACCGCAGGCCCGCGCTAATCGCCCGCTGCACGCGGCCGGAAGATGTGGTCCAGGCCGTCAAGTTCGCGCGCAAGGAAAGCCTGCTCGTCTCGATCCGCGGAGGCGGGCACAACATCGCGGGCAATGCTGTCTGCGATGATGGCCTCATGATCGACCTCTCGGCGATGAAGGGCGTCCGGGTGGACGCGAAAGCCCGCCGCGCGACGGTCGAGCCCGGCTGCACCCTCGGCGACTTCGACGCGGCGGCGCAGGCGCACGGCCTCGCCACCCCACTGGGCATCAACTCGACCACGGGTGTGGCCGGCCTGACGCTCGGCGGCGGCTTCGGCTGGCTTAGCCGGAAGTACGGCATGACCGTCGATAACCTGCTCTCCGCAGATGTCGTCACCGCGGATGGCAGTCAAGTGCACGCGAGCGCGAGGGAAAACGACGACCTCTTCTGGGGGCTACGCGGTGGTGGCGGGAACTTCGGCATCGTCACCCGCTTTGAGTTCCAGCTCCATCCCGTCGGCCCAGATGTGCTGACTGGGCTCATCGTCTTCCCGTTCGAGCAAGCGAAGTCCGTGCTCACGCAGTTCGCCCGCTTCACTGAAACGATGCCGGACGAACTCACCGTCTGGGTGGTCGCCCGGAAGGCGCCCCCACTGCCCTTCCTGCCCGAGAAGGTCCACGGCAAAGAGGTCGTCGTGCTCGCTATCTTCTATCCGGGCGATCCCGCTAAGGGCGAGAAGTTGATTGAGCCGCTGCGCGGCTTTGGTACGGCGCACGGCGAGTACATTGGCGTGCAGCCGTACACCGCCTGGCAGCAGGCTTTCGATCCGCTCCTGACGAAGGGTGCGCGCAACTACTGGAAGTCGCACAACTTCTCGCGGCTCAGCGACGGCACGATTGACACCGTCATTGAATACGCCGGCAAGCTGCCATCGCCGCAGTGCGAGATCTTCATCGCGGTTCTTGGCGGCCAGGCGGCGCGCGTCGCGCCCGAAGCGATGGCCTATTCGAGTCGGGACGCCAACTACGTGCTCAACGTGCATGGCCGGTGGGAGTCGGCTGCCGAGGACGAGCGTTGCATCGGCTGGGCGCGCGAATTCTTCGCCAAATCACAGCCATTCGCCAGCGGCGGCGCGTACATCAACTTCCTCACCCAAGACGAGAGCGACCGCGTCGCGTTCGCCTACGGTGCGACGTATAAGCGGCTGGTGGAGCTCAAGAAGAAGTACGACCCGACGAACTTCTTCCGGATGAACCAGAACATCAAGCCGGCGTGA
- a CDS encoding cbb3-type cytochrome c oxidase subunit I → MAAPAIPLGEEKAIFRVCPVTRLRVDLAAERMIIANATAAVIFLLVGGVMGLLLALTRWEAVHLLPATWYYRLVTGHGFNMLVAWIVFFEVAGLYFGSTVLLNARLASPWAARLAFALMLLGALLVNGIVLAGRADVMFTAYVPLKAHPLFYLGVILFAVGALIAVALFFANLLIARLEGRYTGSVPLVVFGLATAAIIATYTLLSGAIAFIPAFFWSLGWLRTYDPGFYRNLFWGFGHPAQQINLAAMVAVWYALAAITVGATPINEKLCRLAFVLYILFINLGAAHHLLVDPGLSFAWKMFNTSYAMYLAVLGSLIHAFSIPAAVEVALRRQGYRRGLFEWLRRAPWQEPGFAALVVSMVLFGWLGGVSGVIIGTEQLNMQFHNTLAVPGHFHATVVGGTTLAFMGLTYYLIPLIFRRELRLKRLASYQPYVFGFGMLLLILGFLFSGTLGVPRRDWAVFKTPAAFSTLIPESAQLTLAMADIGGVIAAIGGAMFILIVLSSVLTGTVQEARSLRLMAVSPADPPEAAETAHEEPRGTFVIVLAFLAFFILVYFRNWWLLGFRSWLVH, encoded by the coding sequence ATGGCGGCTCCAGCCATTCCGCTCGGCGAAGAGAAGGCGATCTTCCGCGTTTGCCCGGTGACCCGGTTGCGGGTGGATCTGGCGGCGGAACGGATGATCATCGCCAACGCCACCGCGGCGGTGATCTTCCTGCTCGTCGGCGGGGTCATGGGGCTGCTGCTGGCCCTGACCCGCTGGGAAGCCGTCCACCTGTTGCCGGCCACCTGGTATTACCGCTTGGTGACCGGCCACGGCTTCAACATGCTGGTGGCCTGGATCGTCTTCTTTGAAGTGGCTGGGCTTTATTTCGGGAGCACGGTGCTCCTGAACGCCCGGCTGGCAAGCCCCTGGGCGGCTCGCCTCGCTTTCGCCCTGATGCTCCTGGGCGCCCTGCTGGTGAACGGGATCGTCCTCGCCGGGCGCGCGGATGTGATGTTCACGGCCTATGTTCCCCTGAAGGCCCATCCCCTCTTCTATCTGGGGGTGATCCTCTTCGCCGTGGGCGCGTTGATCGCGGTAGCGCTCTTCTTCGCGAACCTCCTCATCGCCCGCCTGGAAGGTCGCTATACGGGCTCCGTGCCCCTGGTGGTCTTCGGGCTGGCGACGGCCGCCATCATCGCCACCTACACCCTGCTCTCCGGGGCCATCGCCTTCATCCCCGCCTTCTTCTGGTCCCTGGGATGGCTGCGCACCTACGATCCGGGCTTCTATCGCAACCTCTTCTGGGGCTTCGGGCACCCGGCTCAGCAGATCAACCTGGCCGCCATGGTGGCGGTGTGGTATGCCCTGGCGGCCATCACCGTCGGCGCCACGCCGATCAACGAGAAGCTCTGCCGGCTGGCTTTCGTGCTCTACATCCTGTTTATCAACCTGGGCGCCGCTCATCACCTCCTCGTAGATCCCGGCCTGAGCTTCGCGTGGAAGATGTTCAACACGTCCTATGCGATGTATCTGGCCGTCCTGGGGAGCCTGATCCACGCCTTCTCGATCCCCGCCGCTGTGGAAGTGGCGTTGCGGCGCCAGGGATATCGCCGGGGGCTCTTCGAGTGGCTACGCCGGGCTCCATGGCAGGAGCCGGGGTTCGCCGCCCTGGTGGTCTCCATGGTCCTCTTCGGCTGGCTGGGAGGGGTGAGCGGGGTGATCATCGGCACGGAGCAGCTCAACATGCAATTCCATAACACCCTGGCGGTGCCCGGGCATTTCCATGCCACAGTGGTCGGGGGCACCACCCTGGCCTTCATGGGTCTGACCTATTACCTCATCCCGCTCATCTTCCGGAGGGAGCTCCGGCTGAAGCGCCTGGCCTCGTATCAGCCCTATGTGTTCGGTTTCGGGATGTTGCTGCTGATCTTAGGCTTCCTGTTCAGCGGCACCCTGGGGGTTCCCCGCCGGGACTGGGCGGTCTTCAAAACCCCCGCCGCTTTCTCCACGCTGATCCCGGAATCCGCTCAGCTGACCCTTGCCATGGCGGACATCGGCGGCGTGATCGCCGCCATCGGCGGCGCCATGTTTATCCTCATCGTCCTGAGCTCCGTGCTCACCGGAACGGTTCAGGAAGCCCGCTCCCTCCGCCTGATGGCCGTGAGCCCGGCGGATCCGCCCGAAGCAGCGGAAACCGCTCACGAGGAGCCCCGGGGGACCTTCGTGATCGTGCTGGCCTTCCTGGCGTTCTTCATCCTGGTTTACTTCCGGAACTGGTGGTTGTTGGGGTTCCGGAGCTGGCTGGTGCATTAA
- a CDS encoding LysE family transporter has translation MIGIFLRGLLLSLSLSVPLGPGNLAILRAGLRSGWRGAVLTGLGTVAGDLTYFTLSLAGAATLLVRWPALGTAMAAAGAVLLIGLGMLTLRDAWRGMSVSWEAGASSSRLFLTGLAITLTNPMVLLWFAAIASTMLRLGIPEVTPTAVAVFYGGFTAGSLLWVGLLGLVAHGGVRRLSPPVLRALTLLCGLTLLAMGGWSGLRLLASLG, from the coding sequence ATGATCGGGATTTTCCTGCGCGGTCTGCTGCTCAGCCTCTCCCTCTCGGTCCCTCTGGGGCCGGGGAACCTGGCCATCCTGCGGGCGGGCCTGCGCAGCGGATGGAGAGGGGCGGTCCTCACCGGTCTGGGGACCGTGGCCGGGGATCTTACCTATTTCACCCTGAGCCTGGCAGGGGCGGCGACCCTGCTGGTGCGGTGGCCGGCGCTGGGGACGGCCATGGCGGCGGCGGGGGCTGTGTTGCTGATCGGGCTGGGGATGTTGACGTTGCGGGATGCGTGGCGAGGGATGTCTGTCTCCTGGGAGGCGGGAGCTTCCTCCTCTCGGCTGTTCCTGACCGGCCTGGCCATCACCCTGACCAACCCGATGGTCCTTCTCTGGTTCGCCGCCATCGCCTCCACCATGCTCCGCCTGGGGATCCCGGAGGTCACGCCGACCGCGGTGGCGGTGTTCTACGGCGGCTTCACCGCAGGGAGCCTCCTCTGGGTGGGTCTGCTGGGCCTGGTGGCCCACGGCGGGGTCCGAAGGCTTTCGCCTCCGGTGTTGCGGGCGCTGACCCTCCTGTGCGGGCTGACGTTGCTGGCAATGGGTGGATGGAGCGGGCTGCGGTTGCTCGCATCGCTGGGGTGA